Proteins encoded within one genomic window of Pseudomonas cannabina:
- the xdhC gene encoding xanthine dehydrogenase accessory protein XdhC: MNNWISALAELQARSEPGILVTIIEELGSTPRNAGSKMVVCAERIYDTIGGGHLEYKAMEIAREMLASGTRQTRLERFSLGASLGQCCGGVNVLLFEPMGEPVAHIAVFGAGHVGRALVPLLASLPCRVRWIDSREHEFPETMPEGVLKILNDEPVDEVAQLPVGTYCIVMTHNHQLDLELTAAILKRGDFGYFGLIGSKTKRVKFEHRLRERGFDASLLQRMRCPMGLAEVKGKLPVEIAVSIAAEVIATYNVSFGQQSANAKPIARLLPASRRSQSQ, translated from the coding sequence ATGAATAACTGGATCAGCGCTCTGGCCGAGCTTCAGGCCCGCAGTGAACCCGGCATTCTGGTGACGATCATCGAAGAGCTGGGCTCTACACCGCGCAACGCCGGCTCGAAAATGGTCGTCTGCGCCGAACGCATCTACGACACCATCGGCGGTGGCCATCTGGAATACAAAGCCATGGAAATCGCCCGCGAGATGCTCGCCAGCGGCACCCGGCAGACGCGGCTGGAACGCTTCAGTCTGGGCGCAAGCCTTGGTCAGTGTTGTGGCGGCGTCAACGTGCTGCTGTTCGAGCCGATGGGCGAGCCTGTTGCGCACATCGCGGTATTCGGTGCCGGCCATGTCGGCCGCGCGCTGGTGCCACTGTTGGCCAGCCTGCCCTGCCGGGTACGCTGGATCGACAGCCGTGAACACGAATTCCCCGAAACAATGCCGGAAGGCGTGTTGAAGATCCTTAATGACGAACCGGTCGATGAGGTTGCGCAGTTGCCCGTCGGCACTTACTGCATCGTCATGACGCACAACCATCAACTCGACCTGGAACTGACTGCCGCGATCCTCAAGCGCGGGGACTTCGGCTATTTCGGGCTGATCGGCTCGAAAACCAAGCGGGTCAAGTTCGAACACCGCTTGCGTGAACGCGGGTTCGACGCCAGCCTGCTGCAACGTATGCGTTGCCCGATGGGCCTGGCCGAGGTCAAAGGCAAACTGCCCGTCGAGATCGCGGTGTCCATCGCCGCCGAGGTCATCGCCACTTACAACGTCAGCTTTGGCCAACAGAGCGCCAATGCCAAACCTATCGCCAGACTGCTGCCTGC